Sequence from the Sciurus carolinensis chromosome 1, mSciCar1.2, whole genome shotgun sequence genome:
gctctcaagttcctgtattttcctgaaaatgatatgattttattcttctttatgactgaataaaactacactttgtatatattccacattttctttatcattcatccattgatggacacctaggctggttccataatttgactattgtgaattgtgctgctgtaagtGTGGATATACATGGATCACTAGagcatgctgactttaattctttaggataaataccaaggaatggtatagctgaGTCATTTGGTGCTTCCATTTCTAGTTGAGGAAGCTTCACATTGATTTCCACAGtatttgtactaatttacaatcccactaacagtataaaagtgttccttttcccctcaCATTgtctccagtatttattattgtatatCCCCCATCTGGAGATGGGCCCATAAGATTTCCTGAGTACAACATCTCCATCCTGTGGCCATTTGGGGAACTGCAGTTAAAGACTAAAACTTTTCATATCTTCACAAATGGCTTAGTATCCTTGCTTGCACCCGTTTACTTGCACCCAATGGGTTTGTTGTGACCACTCAGCCAAAGCCCTGGAGCAGcccttgttttgctttttctttggtactggggattgaacccaggggcacttgactactgagctacatccccagaactttttattttttatttttgatacagttTAGTGGCTAaattagggacttgctaaatttgctgaggctggcctcgaacttgcaatcctcctgcctcagtctcccaagtcactgggattacaggagtacaccaccGCTCCTGGCTCCCAGAGCAGCTCTTATGCTGGATGTGTGCCACAATCCCTGCCCACCTCCCAAGCCACGGAGAAAATGATACATATCTCACTTGCAAACCCAGGTGGACACAGATGAGCAGTCAAGCTCAGCATCCCTGAGAACATCAGCCCTACTTACTGCCCCTTCTCCAGGCAACCTCTCCCCCCAACCCCGGCTCCTTGTTTCAGGTGTCATCTCACCGGTGGGTGAACCTGGACCAGCCCCACCTGGGCCAAGTGGGTCCTCATGGCATCTGCCAACTTGGCCACCAGTCGTTCTCGTACAGAATCTGGCTCCTTCTGGGGAGAGAGatagtggggtggggtggggaggaaagccCTGAACTTTGTAGTCCTCAGGgaacaggaggagaaagaaataggaaagaggggagggaagggggcttTATCTCCCCTCGTCTACCCAAGCCCTCTGTCTTTCTTTCCCAGGATCCTGACACTGACTGACCAGTGGACAGAGACTGCCTCTTCCTCCCAGTAGTATCCAGGACCAAACACTCAGTATAtggagtgctttttttttttttttttttttttttttttttttttttttggtactagggattgagcccagggatgcttaatcatggagctacatctccagcccttttaatattttatttagagacagggtcttgctaagttgcttagggctcactaagttgctgaggctggctttgaactcgtgatcacactgcctcagcctcctgagctgctgggattacaggtgtgcgccaagGCACCCGGCTCCAGTGTATGTCTGATGAGCGAGTGAATAAAGGGAGAAGGAGCAAAGGCTGAAATGTCAGCTGGAGAAGGCTTCTCGGAGGGACAGTAGGGAAGAGGACCTCACCTGACACCGAGCCAGTGCTTCCTTATAGTACTTCAAGGCCTGGTCATATTGCCCCAGTCTGGCTGCAGCAGCCCCAAGACCCTCGCAGGCCTGCCACTGCCCCTTCGTGTCCCCTGGGAAAGAGAGTCTGAAAGGTTCTCTCACCCTGTTCCATCCCACGGACCCTCCACTCCAGAGGGACTCCCCACCCCTATATTCCCCCATTTGCCTCCCCACAGCCTCAAGGATCCTCAATTTTGGGGTACCCCCACCCAAGTCATGTGCTTATCCCCTCAACCCTTACCAGCATCCTGGGCAGCCTGCAGGGCATGCAGGTAGTTGTCTCTGGCAGCCTTGTGGTCCCCCAGCTGGCTCAGTGCAAATGCCAGGCTGCCAAAGCTTCGTCCCTGCTCCCATCGCTGCCCCAAAGAGCCTGATGATAGATTGTACCCCATCCTAAGAGGGGACTTTGGTTGCTGGATCATCAGGACCCTGCCTCCCAGCAAGTAAGGGAGGGTTCCCAGGAGTGCTGGTGCCCAGCCCTGGCACACCTTCAGGTGGACCACAGAGGCCTGAACTCTCTGTGCCAGCTTTCCTGGTCCTGACTTTGGTCCAGTTGCCCTCCCCGCCACCCCCAGCAGCTAGTTTTAGCTATGCAATAACCTTGTGAGATAGGCAAggaacatgttttgttttgttttgttgcagttgtggggattgaacccaggggctctttaccactgaggcacatcaccagccctttaaacttaattgaaatattttatttttaagcattgaggattgaacccagaggtgctttaccactgagctacattgccactcctttctatttttaatttaagacaggttctcactaagttgttcaggctggccttgaacttgcaaccttcctgcttcagtcactggcgtcgctgggattacaggcatgaacctcCATACCTGGCAAAGCAGATGTTAATAGCTCCATTTTCAAATGTgtggaaactgaagcccagagaaggaaagCATCACACACACAGTCAGAGGAAGGGCTGGGCTCCGCCCCCAGCCTCTTAGCCCAACCAGTGCACTTCCCTGTGTGCATTGCCACCTCCCAACATCCAGGCCCTCTGTCCTATATGGCTATTCTGTTTCCTGCATTCCCAGCCCTCACCCCCTCATTCTGGGCTTCTAGAGTCAATGACCTTCCAAAGGTCCACCTACCTGGAGTCCTGGGGCCCCCACCGAAAACCCCTCTTAGTCCTTTAGACCCAgtctcctcccccagccccaggcactCACCATGGAGATCAGCAGCCTTCTGGTGAAACTGCAGGGCTTCCTGATAGTTGCCAAGTGCATTGTGGGCCATCCCCAGGTTTCTTAGCACAGTGGCCCGCTCTCCTGGCCTCTGGCACAGGGGCAGGGCCTGTAGGAAGGTCTCCACTGCCAGAGGGAACAACTGGAGCTGGGAGTAGCCCAGGCCTAGGTCGTTATAGAGTTGTCCTAGAGGACACAGAGCAGTCATATCTAAAGCTCTATAGGTATAACCTGTCTGTTCCTCTGGAGTTCCCTAGCCCCTTCCCCAATCTCCATAGTATCATCAGCTCAGTGTCTCCCCAGACCCCACATCTTGTCTGCCCAAGGCCTCACCCAGCAGTTCCCACTTGGTGCTCCTCTTGGCAAGCCTCCGGCTCTCCTCCAGCACTTGCACCACCTCGCCCACTCCATGCTGCCCACTCTTCAGCATACACCCAGCCGCAGCCCCCAATGCAAGGGCTGCAGCCCGAGGTTGACCTGCTTCAGCGTAGGCTCGGCTTGCTTCCTTCAAGCAGTGGGCCGCTTCGTCAGGCCATCCCAGGGCTTGGTAGCAGGCTCCCATCTTTGCTTGGGCTTCCCCCTGGTTACCCTGTGGTTGGTAGTGACTCAGGGCCCTGTGGTACCAGTTCAATGCTTGTGGCAGGTCACCAAGGGCATGGTAAGCCAAAGCCACATTGAAACACTGGTCACCATGACACCTGCCCTGTGCCTTCTCTTCAGGTTGAGCTCGAAGGAGCAGCTCAAGGCCTCTGGCTGGGTCCCCGGTCTCCACATAGGCGGCCCCCAGGTTAAAGGCGCAGGCACGAAGCACAGGGGTGTTTCTGGTTCGTGGGGCCTCACGGGCCAGACGGAAAGCCTTCTGGAAGTTGGTCAAGGCCTCGTGGGTCTGACCAGCTTGCAGAGCCCAGTGGCCAGCCCTGGTGAGGGCCTGGATAATGGTCTCTTGCTGTggccactttcttttcttttttttcttcttgccactTGAGGGCTCTGGCTCCTGGGGGATATCCTCAGGATCTGGGGAAGACATAGGGCTGACAGTGGGGAACAGAGGGGTCAGTATGTCCACCCTGGCTTCCCCAACAGAAGGATTCCTTCAGGGCAATCCAGCTCTACCCCTGTCCAGGTGCAACCCTCAGGGTTCCAAGGATTTCCCTCTGACATCTCACTTCACTTTGTCCCGTTGTGCAGCAGATTGACACTAATTCTAATGTCCTTATGCTTAGTTCTCCTTCAGCACTCAggattctcatttttttctttcagaaagcCCCCTTTCCTGCAACCAGTTGGAGACTTCTGTGGTCCTACAGTCCCTTATGCCTATGTCTTTTATGGCATTTATGATACTGGTTTAGAGATGCTAACTTTATCTCCCATTAGTTTTGGAGCAACTTAAAGGCacagaatagatttttttcttttcttttttttttttttttttttttttttttttttttttttggtaccatggattgaacccaggggcacttataccccagccctttttgtattttatttagagacagggtctcactgagctgcttagggcctcactaagttgctgaggctggctttgaactcatgatccttctgcctcagcctcctaaattactgggattacaggtgtgcaccttcTTAATAAAGGTTtattgagctgggcatggtggcgcaatcctgtaatcccagcggctccagaggctgagagggaggatggaaacttcaaagccagcctcagcaacttagtgagatcctgtctctaaaaatacacaaaggactggagatgtggctcagtggttaagtgcccctgggtttaatccctggtaccaaaaagtaaaaagtattgaatgagatgaaaaagttctggagatggttGCTGGTGATAGTTGTATAGTATAAGTGTACTTATTGCCACCAAACTGGACACTTAAAAATGGTGAGAATGCCAgagctcacgcctgtaatcccagcagctcagaaggctgaggcaggatggtaagttcaaggccagacttaacaatttagtgagaccttgtctcaaagtgaaaaataaaaaggactggggctgaggatgtggttcagtagttaagtgcccctaggtttaatcccttgtacaaaaaaaaaagaaaaaaaaaaggaaagaaaagaaaggagaaagaaaaaaaaaaaaaaaaaaaaaaaaaggaatgctgaggcaggaagatcacaagtttacggccagcctgggtgatttagtgagaacccatctcaaaataataataaaaagtgttAGGGGGCTGGAGtttgtagttcaatggtagacttgcctagcatgtgtgaggcactgggtttgatccccagcaccaaaaaaaataaaataaatttttttttcttttcttttttctttttctttttcttttttttttttttttttttttttttttaagagttagggacatagctcagtggtagagctccattgggttcaatccccagtaccgccaccACTTCCaacctcaaatatttcttttaatgaaaatgggggtgtaggtcagtggtacggcacttgcctagcatacataaggcccccggttcaatccccaacaccaaaataagtttaaaaaggttaaaacaaattttatgttgtatctactttaccacaataaaaaaaaagcttatgcaaaagaaaaaaacttatgggatgaacaaagaaagaacaacaaaCGCAGGCCCCTCCTCAGTCACCTCTATGCCTGCACATACATTAGCCCGGTCATAAGCTAGGCACCCCTGCTGTCTAATCCAAGATGTAGTTCAGGTCAGTGAGCTCCTGTTACGTGTCAGGAACCACACTAGGCATCACAGGCCCAAAACCGAATGTGCTACTGAATTGGCTAGGAGCCAACCTCCAAAAAGAGGCTTCTGTCACTGGATTTACTAAACCTTCCCTACCTCAGGGGGATCTCTGTCTGCTGATCGGCTGCTGTCCCCCAACATCCTGCTCTAGTCTCCAGAGTTCTCTTAAAACCCAATACATTCATCTCATCAGCACGTGTATCCTATTAGTATTTTTCCTGTTGAAAGAAAGGCAAAGCCCATTCCTGAACTCTCTCCCAGTAGACAGGAAAAGGAGTGGAAAAGAGTCAGGCACTGGACTCTTGGCCCCTCCTATCTTCTCCCCAGCCTCCATCTTTTTTAGGAAGGGCTGGCAGAAATGATGCATTCTCTTTTAAATAAAGTCTCTTTGGTCGGTGCAccgtagtacatgcctgtaatcccagagactcaggaggcagagacaggaggatcacaagttcaaggaccaacctcagcaacttagtgagaccctgtctcaaaataaaaagacctgggaaaatagctcagtggtaaagcatcaacctccagtaccaaagAGTCCaatttccagtatcaaaaaaacaaacaaaaatatgccCAGAACTCCTGACTTTTCAAGACCCTGGGGTGTTCCTGACTACCCCCACCCGGTTTTGGGTGCCCCCTGCCGCAGAACACCTTACCTGTTAAGTTTTTCTCTGCAGCTGGCTTTCTGGAATGGTTCCTCGGGCTTGGGTTACTTCCCCTAGCTCTTAGCTCAGAGGCCCCCAGGGTTACCGGACAACGGGGTACCGCCCTAGGGAATTGAGTGACAGCTCAGGTGGCCTATGTTAGTGCTGCGCCCTGATGGTGCTCGGACACAGACACCAAAGGTCTAGTCCCCTTCCTGCCCCCCATCCCTGCAAACACACCCCCTTAAGTCCCTTCCTTCAAGAAATGAATCAAAGCCTTATGGGGCTGGTTACTAATTAAAACTTCAGAGATCATCTGACCCATCCCTTCATTTCATAGAGGACATGACTGAAGCTCAGAAAGCAGATGTGACTTGGAAGAGGTCACGGAGCAGTCATATACCTGGGATTAGACCCCAGGTTTTCTGGTTCAAGATAATTAGCCTAGGGCCCATCCACCATGCTGTGATTACAAGCTTTAATGGGCTTGGGCTGTTCTGGAGGTGAATTCTTTCATAGACACACTCTTACAAACTGTGCCTCTGTGTGGTAGTTTCACATTTGGGAACAGGGTGAAAAAGGTTGATGGTCAGAAAAGGCCTGAAGATCAGAAGAGCTCCCCTGCCCCCGAACTCCTTTTCCTAGCTCCACTGATCTGCAACCTCCAGGTTCTGCTTAATGAGAGGACAGCAGGCCCCAGGACCACAGGGACCTAATGACCCAACTCTCCAAGGGTGGCCTGAATCAGAAAGCAAATGTCCTCATTTACCTTGAGAAAGGTCTCTTTTAAGTAGAGAGGTCTTTGCCAGAAACAAACTTATAAGGAAGTAGCTGGGCTCACCTGCGTTTGCCCTGCAGCCTCTGCTGAGTGTCTGCTGTGGGCAGGCATGGTGCCAGATGTCATAGATGGTGCCCTTGCCCAAGGCAGGCTCCTTGAGGACTTCAGGATCCTACCACAGCCAAGCCCGGGGCTAAATACACAGCTCAGCTGGTCCTTCACTCAGCAGGATTCCCTTAAGGACAGAGGTTGATTTGGGGAGAAGGCAGGGACCCAAACTGCTCTCACCTGGGTTCCTTCCAATGATCCAGTGATCATTTCTgaatttgattgattgattgattgtaccagggactgaacccaggtgcacttaaccactgagcaacatccccagccctttttaaatattttattttgagacagggtcttgctaaattgcttagggccttgctaagttgctgaggctggctttgaacttgaaatcctcctgcctcagcctcctgagccactgggcttacaggcatgtgccaccgcccCGGGCTTCtgaatcatttttttgtttggtttaatgctgtatctATCACATCTCTCTTCATTTAGTTTCTATGACCCACGTGTCCTGgctctgtctttccttctctgacaATTCCTTTTCCATCACCTTTTCTGGGTCCTCTTTCCACCTCCTAAATGCTAATGCTGGTGTTCCCCAACACTTTGCCCTTTGTCCTTTTCTCTTCCAAGAACATTTCGTCCACTCCTTTGATTTTAACATTACTGACAAGCCAATAATTTCTGTAGACTTAACTTGTCCAAATGAAACTCATATTTCTTTATGTTCACATTGTTATTAGTAGATCACTCTACTAGAAACCCAGGAGAAAACCTCAACTCCTTTTTTGGCTCTTAGTCTCAGCCTAATGATTCtacctttcttttttgggggggtggggtgggagtattggggattgaacccaggggcactttaccactgagttacatcctcaagcctttttattctttattttgagacagaagtgcttagagcctcactcagttgctgaggctggcctcaaacttgaattcctcctgtctcagcctccagagctgctggaattacgggcatgtgcccagcttttttttttttttttttcttttctgttttttcaccactggagattgaactcagggtctctaccactgagttacatctccagtccttctttaaaattttgagacagggtcccactaagttcctgagggtctccctaatttgctgaggctggcctccaacttgcaagcctcctgtttcagcctcccaagttgctgggtttacaggcatgtaccacctcacctggctaaTGATTCTACCTTTGAAATTCCTGTCCAGTGCAGCCTCTTTTCCACAGTCTCATGGCCATGACCTTGGAGGCGAAACCGTATATAGTGGCTAAGAACATAAACTTGGAAGGGGACTATCCAATTTAAATCTTGGTTCTACCGTTTATTAACTATGTAGAGCCTCAGTTTATCATCtatattgtgaagattaaataagatggTTCTTATAAGATGATGCTAAATACAGTATCAAGCATATAAGTGCTCAGTACATATTGCCGTCATGTGTTGGTACGTAACTCTGGTGTGCAAGAAATACATCTCTACTCAGTCCCTGTTTCATGCTGCAGTTCCGCTGGGATTATGCAAACAATGTGAGTCATCAGGGGGTTTGCTATCTTCTTTCTCCCAGGGTGGGGTCCAAAAGGAGATGATATGATGATATGAGCTACCAAGACTTGAGAGGGGAGGCCCATTTAGTCCTCAGCCATTTATTCACAAAGGTGTCCACTGACACCTCCCTTCTTCTTATTCTCCTGACTCTTTTAGGCCCAGAAATTGACCCAAGCAGAAGAGATGGGTAACTCTTTCAGGAACCTCATTTCTTGTTGCTTAGGGAATTTCTGCACAGCTAAGGGTGTATCTGCCTGGCTCATTCTGAAACTCTTCTTCTCAGGATCCTGTACTACAGGAAGCCTTCCCAACCTTTCCAGGAAGTGGGATGTGGAACTCCTATCACCAGGAGCCACCAACATCTGGACTCTTTCTACTTCCCCCAGCTGTTAAGAGACAAGAGGAATGAATCCCTTATGATTTTCAGGGAAATACTATCTTCAAATCTTACTTTTCTGAGTTTTACCTCAGCACTGAATCTTTGTTCCTCTGAAGGCTCTaggtttgaatattttctgttttctgcccATTCACACATCTCCCCTGATGCATAGATGGCCTGGCTGCTGGAGTGGAGTATCAGGGATGGATAAGAGTAAAATGCCAGATGAGGGAACCCCATCAGAAAACAtaccaaaaaatatttctcaggaTAATTGTTGTTATAATTATCATTTCTTAGTTCAGGTCTTTATTATCTTTCACCAGTActactgccttagcctctcagTTGGTCTCTGTGCCTAGCTTCATCTTCCTCCAAGTCCTGTATAAGAGgaatctttctaaaatgtaaattggGTCCTGACCTATGTCTAAAGGATTCCCTGACTGATAATTACTCGCCAGACCCCATTCCAACATCTTAGCATGATGCCCATGGTTCTGTGGGACCTGGCTTGACCTCAAAGATCCCATCCTGCCTCTCCCTGACTGAACTGAATTCGGTTTAATTTCTCCAAACCCGCcccccccacactttttttttttttttttttttttttttggtacggagGGGAATCGAACctggggtgtttaaccactgagtcacagctccagcccttttaaaaattttttcttaattttttattatgtagagacagggtcttactaagttgctgaggctggcttcaaacttgcgatcctcctgcgcCAGCCTTCTGAGCTGTTGGAATTACAAGCCTGCGCCACTGCACCGGGCTTTTCCAAATCACCTTTTAAACAAGATGTTTCCACTAACCAGAAcgcctccctccttctcttttatttttcaacccAGATCGACGGTCAGCTCCAAAAGGAATTCTGCCCTACCCTTCACTGCAAGGACTCCCTCCCTCTTGTGTATCACTGACTTCTAATGTATTTGACTACATGTCTGTTCGTTCTAGAACAGTAGACCTATCTCGAGCATTAACTGCATCCACCCATCTCTGCCTTCACCACCTAGTTTAGCGCATAGCACCTAGTAGGCTCACAAGTTAGCGAGACCCAGGAATACAGTGGAAAACGGGACAGGGGTTAATAGGAACACTAGTGAGGAATGACAGGCAAGACTAGGGGCAGGGCTACCTGAAATAAGACGGTATGGCAACGAAGAAACCCTGGAGGAACAGAAAGCTAAGGGGAGCGCCGCCTCAGGTGGTATGTATCACTCTCCCCTCCTGAATTGCCCGACTCCGCGGCCCAAGACTACAAATCCCACGGTTCCCTGCGGCGTGGGCCGGAAGTGTCCTGTCCCAGAGTGGCAAAGGAGAGGGGCGGTGGCCCAGCGGCGGGAGATTCAAACCTGGAAGGAGGAACATGGAGAGGCGAGGAGCGGCCCGGGGTCGGTTGGCCTGTGAGTGCTGAAGGGGTCGGAGGAGGGTCCAGCAGGGCTGCCGCTCGTGGGGTCTTGGCCATCGCGGGGGAGTTTGGGGCGGGGGCTGGGCGCGGAGCTTGCTAGGCGAGGGGAGTTGGGACTGCTCAGTAGGGAGGACGCACAGTCCCTGCTGCCCGCCGTCCCGAGAACCGTAAGCAGTAGTGAAACGCCCTGACTGCCATGCCGCGCTCCAAAGCTTCCAGAGAACTTTCTGTCTTATTCCCGAATTGTGGGACTCCAGGGTCGGGACAATGTAGGTAATCTAGATGGTTCCTTAACATTTAGCAGTTACTGATGACTGCCATACTTACCAAGCTCTGCCAAGGAACAGGACTCCTAAAGGGGCCTGGGGAACACTTGGATTTTGAGACGGTGTCTTTCAAACTTCAGGGTGCCGAAATTACCTGAGAATCTTGTTTAAACTCAGATTCCTGGCTTCTATCCCAGAGCTTCCGCTCCAGTAGATCTGGATTGGAATCCATAATCAGCATTTATAACAAGCGCCGCAGTGCTTCTTCCCCAAGTGGATTATGCAGATAGTCCTTGGGTTTCACTTTCAAAAATACTGTGTTAGGAACAGAGATGGGTTTGGAAGGATGGAAAGGCAGAAGGTTTCCATCAGATCATCTGAATGAAAAGCAAAACCTGCTAGTTCTTCCTTCACCCCCTCCTTCTCCATTAGGATTCAGAGTAAAGTCCATGTCCACTCATCTCTTGAAGGAAAACTAGTTCCAACCTAAGAAGGGCaggaaaaatacttattttttattagacACCGTGTGTATGAGAGAGTGTGTGTTGTGCATGCAAAGTCCTTCAGTCCTCATTTCATAACTCTGAGGTGATGTCACTCacttactgttttattttccatGCTTAACAGCCAACACTTGTTCCTTGTACACCCCCTCAGAGGAACTGATGGATTTCCTGTGGTTGGCCAGTGCTTTCAAATCTGTACTTGGAGATGTGTATGTTTTAACTTTCATAACTGCCAATTCATAACTGCTATTGCCCTGCCCTCTCCTAAATCATATTGGAGACATGCAATATGAGGAAATAGGATAAGGAGTGAGAATGACATTAAATGCTCTGTCTCTGTAAGTCCTCTCTGTTCTTTTCCTGGTGGGTGTGTTTAGCTTTTTCTCACCCTTTgtgtttgattttgtattatcTTCCCTTAAAAGAATATAGAGttgggggagagaaggaggaagaagcatAAATGGAGGTTGTGGCTAAGGCAAAGTAGGAGTACAGTGTTATTTAAGGGATTCCCACTTCTCAAGTTTAAAGGTCAGAATGTTGTCTACATTTTAAACTTGAAAGTTATTTTGCTCCTTGGTGACCTATAACAAAAGGATAACTAAAGTacctttgtgattttaaaaaattctctttgttcTTCCATTTAATCCCAAGTGAGTGGTGTATTTCCCTCTGTTGGACCACCTTTTACccctttctgtttgtttatttacttttgtagtactggggattgaacccagggggattctaccactgagctacatcccggccctttatattttttattttcagacagggtcttattaagttgctgaggctggccttgaaattttaatcctcctgcttcaaccttccacattgctgggattataggcatgtgctactataCCTGACATAATCTCCatatttctttaagaataaagtctgggggctgggcatatagctcagtggtagagtacttgcctagcatgcatgaggccctaggtttgatccccagcaccattaaaaaaagaaaagaagaagaagaatagagTCCACTAATGCCCAGGGCCTGGTCAAAAGGAGGTATGAGTGACTGTTGAATGATGAATCCTTGTTGGTTCTGTTAATTGAGCCTTTGAGAAAGCACCTGATGAGGATGACACAGGTCCCTCTCTTAGAGAACTCAGAGTCTAATTAGGAATAAGTTAAGGTGCTAAATTCTCAGCCAGGGAAGGTTCTAGACAGCCCTGCTTGGGCAAGATGGAGGGAAGGCCATGAAGTAGActtaggaaggaggaggaggacaggaagatggctacagaggaaagggaagaaatgcCTCTGGCATATGAGACCCCCCCTGATAAGCAGTGTCCTGGAAGAGAAATGGGGACACATTCAGGACTCTAAGCAGGGCTACCTAGGGAAGTCTGTTAAAGCTTCAATACTGAGGCCTTCACTGATCTTCACCCCTTAGATGAACGTCTCACAGCTGAGGAGATGGATGAGCAGAGGAGGCAGAATGTTGCCTATCAGTACCTGTGTCGGCTGGAAGAAGCCAAGCGGTGAGTGAAGTCCAGAAAGATGGACTCCTCCTGGTCTGCCTTTTTCACTCCCACCCTAGGCACCTGCTCCCAAAGCAGATGCAAGGGGACAAAGTTCTGTTCTGTGGGAAAGGGTGAGTTAAAATAGCATCttctgttttttggggggagttattttggtactaggggttgaactcagaggtgctttaccactgatctacactcccagccctttttgattttttattttgggatggagtctcgctaagttgcccaggctagacttgagcttgtgatcctgtTGCCTTAGtctccaaattgctgggattacttgCTTGGGTCAGcatgttctgtttttttaagGGAAACCTCAAATATTACATCTTTGTATCCCCCTTCGTGCTTCAATACATATC
This genomic interval carries:
- the Ttc24 gene encoding tetratricopeptide repeat protein 24 isoform X3; amino-acid sequence: MGACYQALGWPDEAAHCLKEASRAYAEAGQPRAAALALGAAAGCMLKSGQHGVGEVVQVLEESRRLAKRSTKWELLGQLYNDLGLGYSQLQLFPLAVETFLQALPLCQRPGERATVLRNLGMAHNALGNYQEALQFHQKAADLHGSLGQRWEQGRSFGSLAFALSQLGDHKAARDNYLHALQAAQDAGDTKGQWQACEGLGAAAARLGQYDQALKYYKEALARCQKEPDSVRERLVAKLADAMRTHLAQVGLVQVHPPTPAPGRSQAPGRVGQVVGTSARMQSSTVDAQCRSSSRWEDEEFKESQEEKEEEGLVDVLMSGSQRPQGPGPRTHLPFGGSGIPREYPGILIPNGPQVNSNLNNPHPALEARGIPCLLHGLTIGIKERENSTEAGNMKFKPPASCTGAHQWRSSRWPREALNKNSQRRVTQSGFCLII
- the Ttc24 gene encoding tetratricopeptide repeat protein 24 isoform X2, which encodes MSSPDPEDIPQEPEPSSGKKKKKKRKWPQQETIIQALTRAGHWALQAGQTHEALTNFQKAFRLAREAPRTRNTPVLRACAFNLGAAYVETGDPARGLELLLRAQPEEKAQGRCHGDQCFNVALAYHALGDLPQALNWYHRALSHYQPQGNQGEAQAKMGACYQALGWPDEAAHCLKEASRAYAEAGQPRAAALALGAAAGCMLKSGQHGVGEVVQVLEESRRLAKRSTKWELLGQLYNDLGLGYSQLQLFPLAVETFLQALPLCQRPGERATVLRNLGMAHNALGNYQEALQFHQKAADLHGSLGQRWEQGRSFGSLAFALSQLGDHKAARDNYLHALQAAQDAGDTKGQWQACEGLGAAAARLGQYDQALKYYKEALARCQEPDSVRERLVAKLADAMRTHLAQVGLVQVHPPTPAPGRSQAPGRVGQVVGTSARMQSSTVDAQCRSSSRWEDEEFKESQEEKEEEGLVDVLMSGSQRPQGPGPRTHLPFGGSGIPREYPGILIPNGPQVNSNLNNPHPALEARGIPCLLHGLTIGIKERENSTEAGNMKFKPPASCTGAHQWRSSRWPREALNKNSQRRVTQSGFCLII
- the Ttc24 gene encoding tetratricopeptide repeat protein 24 isoform X1 produces the protein MSSPDPEDIPQEPEPSSGKKKKKKRKWPQQETIIQALTRAGHWALQAGQTHEALTNFQKAFRLAREAPRTRNTPVLRACAFNLGAAYVETGDPARGLELLLRAQPEEKAQGRCHGDQCFNVALAYHALGDLPQALNWYHRALSHYQPQGNQGEAQAKMGACYQALGWPDEAAHCLKEASRAYAEAGQPRAAALALGAAAGCMLKSGQHGVGEVVQVLEESRRLAKRSTKWELLGQLYNDLGLGYSQLQLFPLAVETFLQALPLCQRPGERATVLRNLGMAHNALGNYQEALQFHQKAADLHGSLGQRWEQGRSFGSLAFALSQLGDHKAARDNYLHALQAAQDAGDTKGQWQACEGLGAAAARLGQYDQALKYYKEALARCQKEPDSVRERLVAKLADAMRTHLAQVGLVQVHPPTPAPGRSQAPGRVGQVVGTSARMQSSTVDAQCRSSSRWEDEEFKESQEEKEEEGLVDVLMSGSQRPQGPGPRTHLPFGGSGIPREYPGILIPNGPQVNSNLNNPHPALEARGIPCLLHGLTIGIKERENSTEAGNMKFKPPASCTGAHQWRSSRWPREALNKNSQRRVTQSGFCLII